The genomic interval ACCTGGGACACAAGCCGGGCCATTGACTCCTCGGAGACCGGCTCACCGTTGACACGGACACGCTCGCGGAAAGAGACCAGGTGCGGGGAACTGAAGAGCCCGGTGCGGTAGCCGGCCTCACGCAGCACTCGCTCGACCATGGCCGCCGTGGAGCCCTTGCCCTTCGTCCCGGCGATGTGGACGGCGGGGACTCGGAGGTGCGGATCGCCCAGCAACTCGGCGAAGCGCCGGGCTGAATCGAGACTCACGGTATCGGCGAAGTGGCGACGGAATCCGAGCCGCTCGAAGTCGGTCAAAGCCTCAAGATACTCGACGGCCTGCGCGTAGTTCATGGGTTGGAGGACCTGCCTGCCTGGACGGGACTTCGAGGCTCGAAGTCGCTGCCGCCCGGAGCCTTCAGGCGTGGACCTCCTCGCGCAGATCGACGGAGCGAGGCACCCGGACCATCGCAGCGAAGATGCCCATGATCACGGAGTTCACCGCCGCAGCGACGAAGACCCACTCGTAGCCGTACTTCGCCCACAGGAGGCCGCCCAGGGAAGGGACGGTCATCGCAACCAGGTGGTTGATGGTGACGCCGACCGAGAGACTGGCGGTGAGGTCGTCCTTGGTCTCGGCGATCTTGGACATGTAGGTGTCGCGAGCCATCTCCAGGGCGAAGAGGAGCTGGTCCATGACGTAGGTCACGAAGACGATCAGCAGGGCGGCCTTCGGCCCCAGCCCGAGGTGCTCGGCGGTACCATAGCCCAGGCATACGATGACCAACAGGACGGCGTTGGTTAGCATGATCTTGCGTTCGCCGAAGCGGTCGACCATGTGCCCGAGGAACTGGTTGAAGGGTATGCCGATGAGTGAGGCGATGATGGCGAGCTTGGCGAAGGCGGAGGGCGGCTGGCGATAGACGGTGACGATGACCCAGCGCCCGAAGGTGAGGAAGGCCTGCTTCCGGGCTCCGAAGAGCACGTTCAGCACGTAGTAGAGCCAGTACTTGCGCTTCAGGACGAAGCTGGGACGTTTCTCGTGGGCGCCGATGGTCTTGAGCAGGTGGAAGAAGATGCCGGCCCCGACACAGGCAATCGCGGCGATGTAGAAGGTGAGGTCAAACTGCCACTCGTCGATGGGGCGGATCATCCCCTCCTCGACGGGGCCGCCCTGCCCGAACTTCTGGAAGACGATCCAGACGATCACTGCGCCGATAATGGAGCCGATGATCCCGACTGCACCAACCTGGCCGAGGCGACGGGCGCGCTTGGTCTGACCACCCAACTCCATGGTGAGGGAGGAGCGCACCGGCATGATGAGGTGGCTGCCGACTCCCCAGAAGATGGTGCACAGCAGCATCAGCCACCAGTTGCTCCCCTTCAGCCCCAGGCCGACCATGCCGATGGCCGTGACCCAGGCGGAGAAGCCGGCCAGGTGCGTCTCAGGCATCCAGGACAGAGCGCCCATCAAGGGGGCGTTCAGCAGCCCTGGGAACTCGCGGATGAACTCCAGGTTGCCGCGAACCGTGGGCGAGACCTTGAACTGTGCGAAGAGGTAGTTGTTGTAGGTGTTCTCGAAGACGCCACTGCACACGGAGATCAGCAGGATGGCGACGAGGTACTTGGGCAGGTCGGGATGGATGGCTTTCAGACGTCTGTGGAAGCGTCTGATCATGATACGGAACCAGTGTGGGGCTCGGCCGCAGGTACGGGCGACAGATCACCCGCAGGCCGAGCCCTGGAAATGCACTCTTCCCGCGCTGCCTCTCTGGGCCTGCGCAGGAGGGTGGTGCAAGGTTGTGAGGGTTACCGGCAAGAGACAGCCCGAACTCGCGTCATCGTGCAAGCGTGCAGGCCCGGCTGCTACTCGCCAAGCGCCTCGTGAGATTCCTTGAGCTGCTGCATGATGGGGATCTTCTGCGGGCACTTGGGCTCGCACTGACCGCACTCGACGCAGGCATCGGCGCCCATCAGACCACGGCGGTTCTCCGGCCCCAGTCGGCGGTAGATATGACGCGCATGGTCGGTGAGACCCCAGACGCGGTGCATGTTCATGGCCGAGAAGATCTGGGGGATACCGACGTTGTTGGGGCAGGGCATGCAGTAGTTGCAGCCCGTGCAGTACAGGTCGGCGAGCTTCTTGTTCTCCTCCAGCGCCTGGCCGATGCGCTGCATTTCCTCGGCGCTGAGTGCTTCGTCGCGCGAGGCCGTGGCACAGTTCTCCAGCACTTGCTGCATGTTGCTCATGCCGCTGAAGGCGATGGTGACGTTGGGGTTGGCCAAGACGAAGCGCAGGGCCAGCTCCGCGGTGCTCGAGGAGTCGACGATGCCCTCGAGACGCTCGGAGCGACTGCCGAGGCGTCCGCCGCCAACCGGTCCCATGATCTCGACGCCCAGGCCCTTCTCGTGAGCATAGGCGATGGCGTCCTCGTACTGGCGGTCGAGGAGGTTGTACTGGACCAGGAAGCCCTCGAAGAAGCCCAGGTCGATGAGCTTGATCAGGTTCTCGGGCTTGTCGTGGCAGGAGAAGACGACGTGCTTGAACAGACCCTGATCCTTGGCCTTCTGCATGGCCTCGATGGGTCCGCCGGGCTTGGAGAACTTCTCCCAGGACTCCCAACCGAGGCTGTGGACGATCTTGTAGAAGTCGATGTAGTCGGTGTCGAGATCTTTGAGGGACCGCTCCATACGCTGCCACCAGCCGTCGGCAGTCTCATCCTGCAGAGGGTTCTTGGTGGCAAGGTAGATCTTGTCGCGGCCAAACTGGCGGGCGGCACGACCGACCATCCGCTCGCTCCAGCCGTCGCCGTAACCGTAGGCGGTGTCGATGTAGTTGATGCCCAGCTCCAGGCCCTTGACCATGCAGGCCACGGCCTCGTCTTCCTCTTTCGGAAGTCGCATGGCGCCGTAGCCGAGGGCGGAGACCGTCAGCCCCGTCTTGCCGTATTCGCGGTATTGCACAGTCGTGTCACCTCAGCTTCTCGGTTGATCGGTACAGAACACCAGTAACCAGGTTATACCTTATCACAGGCCTCCAGGGAGCGCAACAAGCGGCGGTTGTGCAAGTGTCCAGTGCGATGGCCGCTGATGGCGCCCCACACCGGGCGTCCGAGGAGGTACAGGTCGCCGAGCATGTCCATGATCTTGTGCCGGGCGAAGGCGTCGGGCAAGGTCGGCGGCGCGGAGTAGTGGTCGCCGTAGATGACCAGGCAGTTCTCCTCGCTTCCACCCTTCAGGATGCCGGCCTCGATGGACTGGCGCAACTCCTCCGCCGGGGCGAAGGTGCGTGCGGCAGCCAGCTCGGCGCCGAAGCCTGCCTGGGAGACGGTGAAATCGGCCTCCTGATGGCCGATCATGGGGTGGTCGTAGTGCAGCTCGTAGCAGAAGCGCGGGACAGTGGAAGGCTCGGCGGTGATCCAGGGCGCGGTCTCGTGCTCCTCGCCAAGGAGCACCGGCGCTTTCACCTCCACAGGGGCGATGGGGTCGTTGAAGGAGACCACGCCGGCCTGGCGGATCAGCTCGTACCACATCCGCGCGCTACCGTCGAGAAGAGGGACTTCCGGCCCGCTGACCTGCACGGTGAGGTCGGTAAGGCCCGCCACATGGAGGGTGGCCATGAGGTGCTCGACGAACAGGGTAGCATCCTCGGCGCAGGTGCCGATGGCCGTGCAACTGGGAAGGTCAAGGGCGTGGCTCAGGTGCAGGGGCAGTTGCAGGTCCAGGTCGGTGCGCTCAAGCAGGAGGCCCTGACCCGCCTCCGCGGGAAGCAGACACACGGTAACGTCAAAGCCGGCACGGACACCGAGGCCGGTAACCGGGCCGGCAGGCTGCGCAAGGCTTCTACGGACGGGATCAGCCAATCGCATGGCCGTGCAGTATATCCCAGTGTTCGGAGGCGGTCAAAGGGCACAGCGTCCCCCGTGTTGCGGCCGTACCACTAGATGTCATCAGCCTGCAGTATGGGGAGGCGGAAGCCCGAGTGCACCGCCATCACACCGACCACGTCCTCCGGGCTGACGATGTAGGACTCGGTCATCTCCGCGTTGTCGCCCTTGAGGTAGATGTTGCCGTAGATCTCGACGACGACGCGCTTGACGACCGGCTGGCTGTCCCCCACATTGGCCAGCACGACGCTGCCGACTTTGTAGGGACCGCGGACGAAGACAGCCTCCTCGCCATGGTCGAGCGTTGGCTCCATCGAGATGCCATCGACCTGGGCGACCCGCAGGAGCGGACGTGAGCTGTTGATCATGGCGAAGTTGAGCAGGGCAAGAGCCCCCACGACGATGATGGTCAGCTTGACAACGGTCAGTAGATGACGAAGGATAGCAAGGAGTCTCATGTGTTCCACCCACACTCCATTTCCGAGGGTCGCTTCCGGTTCGCCAGGCAGCGGGCGCAAGGATAGGTAGCGTCGGTTGCCCGAGTGATCTCAGGCCGGCGGGATCGGAAGCGTGAGAAACGAAACGACCCTAGACGCGTCGGAAGGTGCCAGGAGCAGCCCCACAGCCAGCACAACCACAAAGGAGCGAAGCCGAACTTACCTCGAGGCACGGACTGTATCGTAGCAGCTACAGGTTTCGAGACGGTCTCGTACGGGACAAGGTTCACTGGTTACCCAACAAGGGCGATTGGACGTGGCGAGAAGGGGAGGTGCCTGGAGGGTCGAAGTGGGTTTGGTTCGGTCTTGGCCTTGACGACAACCGTGGGTTCTGCAAGGATACTCTTCCGCAGGCCGTCGGCGGGTCCCTGGACCGATGGCCCCGGTATGATGAGGAGCGCGTGGACTGAGCTATGCCCTTACCTGTTGTCGCAATCGTAGGCCGCACCAATGTAGGAAAATCGACCCTCTTCAATCGCTTCGTCGGGAAGCTGAGCGCCGTGGTGGAGGATTTCCCCGGGGTGACACGGGACCGGCTCTATGCTCGGGCGGAGATCAACGTTCGGCCGGTGACGCTGGTGGATACCGGCGGACTGGTCGGCGGCGAGGGCGACATACTCAATGAGAAGGTCAACCGCCAGGCCGTGCAGGCGCTGGAGGAAGCTGACCTGTTGATCGTCTTGATGGATGGCCGCGAGGGGCCGACGGCGCAGGATCACGAGATCGCCGAGATCGTGCGTCGCAGCGGCAAGCCCTTCGTGCTCGCGGTCAACAAGATGGAGCGACCGTCGGCCGACAGCTATGAGTTCTACGAGCTGCGGCTCGGCGAGCCGATTGAAGTCTCGGCCGAGCAGGGGTTCGGAATCGTTGACCTGGAGGACGCCATCTGCGATCTGCTCCCGAAGGAAGTGGAGGAGGAGGCCTGGCGGGAAGGTGAGATCGGGATCGCGGTCGTCGGGCGCCCGAATGCGGGCAAGTCGGCGCTCATCAATGCCATTCTGGGCGAAGAGCGGCTGATCGTCAGCGACACGCCGGGAACCACGCGGGACGCTGTGGACACCTGGGCCGAGTTTGACGGGACGCCGATTCGCCTGGTCGATACTGCGGGTCTGCGCCGCAAGGGCAAGCGCAGTCAGGGCACGGAGTTCTTCAGCTCCCTGCGAACGATGCGGGCCCTCGAGCGTTCGCACCTGGCGCTGGTCGTAGTGGATGCGATAGAGGGGATCACGGCCCAGGACGCCCGCGTGGCGCTGGAAGTGTATGATGCCGGGCGGGCCTGCATCGTGGTGGCGAACAAGTGGGACCTGGTGCTGAAGGCCTCCTTCCCGGAGGACGCTGCCCCGGAGGATGCGCGCTCCCGTCAGAAGCACGAGAAGACCGTTTGGAATGACTTCGTGCGGCTGGCGCGTCATGAGCTGCCCTTCTTGCAGTATGTGCCGATCGTGCCGACCTGCGCTCTGACCGGCGAGGGCATCAGCGAGCTTCTGCCAATGTGCAAGAAGGTCTTCGGGCAGTTCGACCTGCGCGTGGACACCGGTCCGCTGAATCGGTGCATACGGCGAGCGACGGCTCGACACGCTCCACCGACTCGGGGCGGTCGGCCCCTGCGGGTGATGTATGCCACGCAGGTGCGGTCACGACCGCCAACGATCGTGCTGTTTGTCAATGAGCCGAAGCTGATGCATTTTTCCTACGAGCGGTACTTGCTGAACGCGATTCGCCAGGAGTTCGGGTTCGAGGGAACTCCTGTGAAGCTGCTGCTGCGCGGACGTAAGCAGGAGGACGGCGAGCCGTCCTAAGGACGACGGGGCGTCCTAGGGACGACGGGGCGTCCCAGGAAGAGGAGGCTCTGTCACAGGGGAGGGTGCCCAACTCCGCGCAAAGGAGACGCAGTCATCTTGGTCGGCACTGCCTTTGCCGCACTAGTCCTGGCATATCTGCTCGCCGGCATTCCCATTGGTCTGTTGGTGGGGCGCAGTCGAGGCATCGAGGATATCCGCAAGTACGGGAGCGGCAACATCGGCGCGACCAATGTGCTGCGGGTGCTGGGAGTGAAGGCGGGGCTGGCCGTCTGGGTGTCGGACTGCATGAAGGGCGTCGTGCCGGTGCTGCTGGGGCGTCATGTGTTCGGGCTTGAGGGCTGGTGGCTGGGCGCTGTGGCTCTTGCTGCGATCGTGGGGCACTGCTACTCGCCCTACCTGAAGCTCAGCGGCGGGAAGGGAGTGGCCACCGGTCTGGGAGCGATGATAGGGCTGTACTGGGCTTCCGGCGTGTGCGCCTTCGTGCTGTTTGTGCTGATCGTGGCCCGGACGCGGTACATCTCGCTGGGCTCGATCCTGGCAGCTGCGAGCATTCCGGTGTGGATGCTGGTGTTCCACATGCCGACGTCCTACGTGGTCTTTGCAGCTCTGGCGGCGACGCTGATCATCTTCAAGCATCGCGGGAACCTGAAGCGTCTGATAGCGGGCACAGAGCGCAAGTTTGGTCACCGCGAGCCGGCTACGGGGAATCCGGCAGATGGCAAGCGATGAGTGAGACGGATACACAGCGGCGGACCGTGGCGGTGATTGGCGCCGGAGCCTGGGGTACGACCCTGGCGTGGCTGCTGGGCAATCAGGGGCACAGAGTACGCCTGTGGACACGACGTCCGGAGCACGCCGAGCAGATTCGCCGCGAGGGCGAGAACCGGTCGCGACTGCCTGGGACGGTGCTGCCGCCGCAGGTGTTGGCGACGGGCGACTTGAGGGAAGCGCTGCGGGGTGCGGAGTGCGTGGTGTCGGCGGTGCCCTCTGCGCACCTGCGTGAAGTTGCGGGACGGATGGCGGGACTGCTGGATCCCGAGGCGCTGGTGGTCAGTGCGACGAAGGGTTTGGAGCCCGGCACGGGGAAGCGGATGAGCCAGCTTCTCGCCGAGGAGGCGCAGGTGAGGCCGGGGCGTGTGGTGGCGCTTTCGGGGCCGAATCTGTCGGGCGAGATCGCTGCGGGGATGCCTGCAGTGAGCGTGGTTGCGGGGTCGGAGGAATCTGGGGTTGCGGAGGGCCAGCGGCTTTTGTCGAGTCCCCTCTTCCGCATCTATGCGAATTATGATATACTCGGTGTTGAGATTTGCGGAGCCTTGAAAAATGTCCTTGCCATCGCGGCAGGAGTCAGCGACGGTCTTGGGTACGGCGCCAACGCCCGGGCAGCCCTGGTAACGCGGGGACTGACGGAGATGGGCCGGATCGGACACGCGCTGGGAGCCTGCCGTGCGACGTTCTGGGGGGCGGCCGGAGTCGGCGACGTTCTGACGACTTGCAACAGCCGACTGAGCCGCAACTGGCAGGCGGGCTACCGCCTGGGTTGCGGGAAGGCCCTGACGGCAGAAGCGGGAGAGGTCAGCG from Armatimonadia bacterium carries:
- a CDS encoding MFS transporter, with translation MIRRFHRRLKAIHPDLPKYLVAILLISVCSGVFENTYNNYLFAQFKVSPTVRGNLEFIREFPGLLNAPLMGALSWMPETHLAGFSAWVTAIGMVGLGLKGSNWWLMLLCTIFWGVGSHLIMPVRSSLTMELGGQTKRARRLGQVGAVGIIGSIIGAVIVWIVFQKFGQGGPVEEGMIRPIDEWQFDLTFYIAAIACVGAGIFFHLLKTIGAHEKRPSFVLKRKYWLYYVLNVLFGARKQAFLTFGRWVIVTVYRQPPSAFAKLAIIASLIGIPFNQFLGHMVDRFGERKIMLTNAVLLVIVCLGYGTAEHLGLGPKAALLIVFVTYVMDQLLFALEMARDTYMSKIAETKDDLTASLSVGVTINHLVAMTVPSLGGLLWAKYGYEWVFVAAAVNSVIMGIFAAMVRVPRSVDLREEVHA
- a CDS encoding aldo/keto reductase encodes the protein MQYREYGKTGLTVSALGYGAMRLPKEEDEAVACMVKGLELGINYIDTAYGYGDGWSERMVGRAARQFGRDKIYLATKNPLQDETADGWWQRMERSLKDLDTDYIDFYKIVHSLGWESWEKFSKPGGPIEAMQKAKDQGLFKHVVFSCHDKPENLIKLIDLGFFEGFLVQYNLLDRQYEDAIAYAHEKGLGVEIMGPVGGGRLGSRSERLEGIVDSSSTAELALRFVLANPNVTIAFSGMSNMQQVLENCATASRDEALSAEEMQRIGQALEENKKLADLYCTGCNYCMPCPNNVGIPQIFSAMNMHRVWGLTDHARHIYRRLGPENRRGLMGADACVECGQCEPKCPQKIPIMQQLKESHEALGE
- a CDS encoding UDP-3-O-acyl-N-acetylglucosamine deacetylase, with protein sequence MRLADPVRRSLAQPAGPVTGLGVRAGFDVTVCLLPAEAGQGLLLERTDLDLQLPLHLSHALDLPSCTAIGTCAEDATLFVEHLMATLHVAGLTDLTVQVSGPEVPLLDGSARMWYELIRQAGVVSFNDPIAPVEVKAPVLLGEEHETAPWITAEPSTVPRFCYELHYDHPMIGHQEADFTVSQAGFGAELAAARTFAPAEELRQSIEAGILKGGSEENCLVIYGDHYSAPPTLPDAFARHKIMDMLGDLYLLGRPVWGAISGHRTGHLHNRRLLRSLEACDKV
- a CDS encoding S24/S26 family peptidase, with amino-acid sequence MRLLAILRHLLTVVKLTIIVVGALALLNFAMINSSRPLLRVAQVDGISMEPTLDHGEEAVFVRGPYKVGSVVLANVGDSQPVVKRVVVEIYGNIYLKGDNAEMTESYIVSPEDVVGVMAVHSGFRLPILQADDI
- the der gene encoding ribosome biogenesis GTPase Der, translated to MPLPVVAIVGRTNVGKSTLFNRFVGKLSAVVEDFPGVTRDRLYARAEINVRPVTLVDTGGLVGGEGDILNEKVNRQAVQALEEADLLIVLMDGREGPTAQDHEIAEIVRRSGKPFVLAVNKMERPSADSYEFYELRLGEPIEVSAEQGFGIVDLEDAICDLLPKEVEEEAWREGEIGIAVVGRPNAGKSALINAILGEERLIVSDTPGTTRDAVDTWAEFDGTPIRLVDTAGLRRKGKRSQGTEFFSSLRTMRALERSHLALVVVDAIEGITAQDARVALEVYDAGRACIVVANKWDLVLKASFPEDAAPEDARSRQKHEKTVWNDFVRLARHELPFLQYVPIVPTCALTGEGISELLPMCKKVFGQFDLRVDTGPLNRCIRRATARHAPPTRGGRPLRVMYATQVRSRPPTIVLFVNEPKLMHFSYERYLLNAIRQEFGFEGTPVKLLLRGRKQEDGEPS
- the plsY gene encoding glycerol-3-phosphate 1-O-acyltransferase PlsY, translated to MVGTAFAALVLAYLLAGIPIGLLVGRSRGIEDIRKYGSGNIGATNVLRVLGVKAGLAVWVSDCMKGVVPVLLGRHVFGLEGWWLGAVALAAIVGHCYSPYLKLSGGKGVATGLGAMIGLYWASGVCAFVLFVLIVARTRYISLGSILAAASIPVWMLVFHMPTSYVVFAALAATLIIFKHRGNLKRLIAGTERKFGHREPATGNPADGKR
- a CDS encoding NAD(P)H-dependent glycerol-3-phosphate dehydrogenase, whose product is MSETDTQRRTVAVIGAGAWGTTLAWLLGNQGHRVRLWTRRPEHAEQIRREGENRSRLPGTVLPPQVLATGDLREALRGAECVVSAVPSAHLREVAGRMAGLLDPEALVVSATKGLEPGTGKRMSQLLAEEAQVRPGRVVALSGPNLSGEIAAGMPAVSVVAGSEESGVAEGQRLLSSPLFRIYANYDILGVEICGALKNVLAIAAGVSDGLGYGANARAALVTRGLTEMGRIGHALGACRATFWGAAGVGDVLTTCNSRLSRNWQAGYRLGCGKALTAEAGEVSEAIEGVPTTGAARELAQRLGVEAPISCALYEVLFEGRAPGEAVMELMCRPWRAEAEAWQ